The DNA sequence aattaagatCAATAATAAAGTGgtgattcaattttttttaatttgacacgTCACATGCCAATATGCCATGTATATGATatttcataataatattatatatcatCTAGAAGGTCATATTTAGTCTCTTGAGAAATTAGCCAATCGCATGGAAAATTTCGAAATTTCACTAACATGCCTAAcctgagaaaaaaaattaaaaaatgcaaAAGATCAGTTCTTCCAATAAAACTTGTAACGAGATGCAATCTCCTCAAGCTCGTGAAAATCAAGCGGCTCCATGACTTGGTTGGTGTAAGCGGCTCAAAGATAGGGGTTCAAATGCCGCTTTGTTTATACAGTGACGGCTAACGACAAATTGCAGCGGATTAGTCATTGACTTGTCGATTGGTAatattgtgaaaaacaaaaaaaagaagatgtTCCAACTTTGGCTACTTTTATGTTTCTTcttctcattttgttttattcttggtttttaattttttttcttcctctatgtggtttttaaacataaaaaatacttaaatcttTTTACACAAAATACATAAACATATCAATTTTAAATAGGAAGCAAACACAAATTGATTGACGATGCAAAAACTTTGTAACAATAAgcacaaaattttgaagaaaaacacacaaattataAACAgaaaacaaatatataaaattattgacGATACAGAAATTTTGTAATGATATACATaaggtttttttttaaagaaaaaatttttaagagtaattTAGGAAGTAAACACATAAATTGTTTGATGATATATAAATACAGAAACTTGTTAAACAcacaaaattttgaagaaaaatacaaagaaaacaacacagtttattttttttcataataaacacctaaattttgtgattttttttcataataGACACCTAAATTTTGTGATAATaaaccaaaaattttttaaaggtaATTATTGACAATAAATACAGCAATTTTGTGATGAAAAACATAGAAATATTTTCACAATAAACACAAATTTTATGACCATAATTCAAGTTACATTTCTAAAAATATTTGCATGAATGATCAaaccaaatttttttaagaataatgcTATAGGTAACTAATTTTTTAAGCCAACATTAGTCAATTAcaaacattaaaccctaaaattagttaatattgacAAATTAAAAGTTAGttctctataattttttttaacagaaaaaaaaacGATGGCAGAGTGtatgagaaaaaaaaatcttggatACATATAGTTTAAAGttaaaaaaacagaataaaaagaaTAAGAATGAAACACGAAATCTCAAACTCAAATAAATAAGTGTATAGAAAAGAGCTATTAGCCTTTGGATTTAACCACACAAAACTGATTTCTTGCatggattcaaatttatttttattcgtttACAAGTacttacaataatttttttttataataaataaataaataattaaaaaattaataacattcCCACTTTTGTGTACATATGCCTGAAAATGTTTTAAGACCTGTAGTCATAGTGCCCCTGAATCACTTgcaaaaataaatagtaaatcCGAAACAGTTAAAATAGACTCCATAGAAAAATTGCACGGAGTGATGTTCAATTCTTCACACATCGCTCAAAATTATTCAAATGAATAATTTATTCGCCAAGTATTTTTAGTTCCACATTTATTGAGTTACATTGATCTGACAGACGATATTTTGTAAGCTGTTCCTTTGCCTTCCTTGTGAGTGACTCTTATGTTCTTGAAGCATCTCAATTATGATTCTTGAGCAATCACAAAGTGAAATGTCAATATATCATAGGATAGGATTGGTGCCATCAAGTGTTAAAAGCACCTTATATAGCTTCGGGCAACAATGTCTCTAGGATTTGATCTAATCCAAATCAAATTGAGCAACAAGAACGCACGGCTTCATGTTTATCATCGCAGCTGCAACTATTTTTCTAGTTACTCCTGATCAAAGAGAAGATTAAACCAAAAAATGACAAGTAGTACTAAGCTATACCTACCGCtaaaaagattaatatttttatagtGGGATATTTTATGTGCAGAAAAGAGAAGAGATGGATTACCTGCTATAAAGGAGTTTCCATAAAACGTAATCTCACTATTCCCATGCTCAGTCTCAATTACCTCTTTTCCTATCCTATTTGAAGCTACAAGAGGTACTTGCATTTATTAATCTAGTAAAAAAAATAGTAGCCCTTGGCAAATTGCAATTTCACATGCAGAAAAAAGATTTTCTTTTCTCTTACATTCAGCAAAGCATGTATTGGATTCTTTTGTTTGAAAGGTTCAATGCGACAACTACCTTCAAGATTAGGAGTTGTAAAGAGAAATAATTGCAAGCATGGAATGTATGCATATATTACATAAATGAGAGATGAGAGAATACGCATCTCATCAGCATgccttataattattaaaatttgggTGGTTAAGTAGTACAAAATTCTACCAAATTAGTCCCAGCATGTCCTTGCATTACACGCTTCCAGTGGTCACGAGAGTCAAGACCCTGGTCTTGTGGTTCAGAACCAATAGTAGTGGGATAAAATAAAATCTCTGCACCTTGAAGCGTCATAGCCCGTGCTGCTTCAGGAAACCACTGGTCCCAGCAAATAGCTGACATGAAATAAGAGTTGTCAACTTTATTAACTAATTCCTTCCTTCAGCACAGTTTAGTATCAGAAAGAACAATTAAAAATGTAACTTTGAATATTATTTTAGATAGCTAGTATAAAGCTAAAGTAAAAATtagcatttttaaaaaaaaaattagagattcaAAATCCTTCAATAAGTTTTAGAAATCTTCCTATGAAGCATACATGTAAAATGAACAGAATGTAAACAGTCAGTAATCACAATTTCTTACCAACTCCAATCTTTACAAATTTAGTCTGGAAAACCTGTTATGCAAAACA is a window from the Arachis hypogaea cultivar Tifrunner chromosome 17, arahy.Tifrunner.gnm2.J5K5, whole genome shotgun sequence genome containing:
- the LOC112763651 gene encoding N-carbamoylputrescine amidase-like, yielding MPPHRRRTAARFSSRRHTHRRPSSSSSSSSSSSSRRRTHRRLPPLLLLLLLFLHAFRHCLYRKSHIPDGPSYQEKFYFNPCDTRFKVFQTKFVKIGVAICWDQWFPEAARAMTLQGAEILFYPTTIGSEPQDQGLDSRDHWKRVMQGHAGTNLVEFLPLVASNRIGKEVIETEHGNSEITFYGNSFIAGVTRKIVAAAMINMKPCVLVAQFDLD